The following proteins are encoded in a genomic region of Lachnospiraceae bacterium KM106-2:
- a CDS encoding glycerophosphoryl diester phosphodiesterase, producing MLLAGLYYMCIIYTLLSLQEHRIKLNLFNIYLTAGKHLYLALKKINGKVVLLVISFYVSCNALMIYGVYTRTRIPRYLAKNVMSLNKIEVLFYIGLLFFVVIMIENIMVLPIMLGEGRPYEQSVYIHHRLSRGKKFYLASLIISFEAILIAIMLMLYYAFMFLIAFLVAFSARWTVSTVAFFTIYDRSNMYMMILGAIFSTTANLAFSFMLSLLRNKKERLIILEEGMQQVSVTSWREKLYPRRVMTMIVIGFLVVDATYFIVHKISNDSPALLEGFSETQITAHRGCSLEAPENTLPAIEKAADSGADYAEFDVQLSKDGFVMLMHDATLLRTTGVKNRVGRLSYDQLKELDAGYLFSQKFKGTRIPTLSEVLEACKGKIFLNIEIKVVDEDTEKELVEKVVGLVKDYNYERQCVITSTSLSALERVKKIEPKVKTGYIITFGFSQCVNNKNIDALSMNSQFITDNVIDRAHREGKAVFAWTVNERREINRMLELGVDNIITDRPKYVKHMILSQRGSNNSFKDLVKIILK from the coding sequence ATGCTGCTTGCGGGGCTTTATTATATGTGTATCATTTACACATTACTTTCGCTACAGGAACATCGAATCAAGCTGAATTTATTTAATATTTATCTGACAGCAGGAAAACATCTTTATTTGGCACTAAAAAAAATAAATGGAAAAGTCGTATTACTTGTGATCAGTTTTTATGTCTCCTGTAATGCGCTTATGATCTATGGAGTTTATACACGGACTCGAATTCCACGTTATCTAGCTAAAAATGTGATGAGTCTGAATAAGATAGAAGTACTCTTTTATATTGGGTTATTGTTTTTTGTCGTTATCATGATCGAGAATATCATGGTCCTTCCGATCATGCTTGGTGAGGGAAGACCTTATGAGCAATCGGTATATATTCATCATAGATTAAGCAGAGGAAAGAAATTCTATCTGGCTAGCTTGATTATTAGCTTTGAGGCAATCCTTATTGCGATTATGTTAATGCTATACTATGCATTTATGTTTTTGATTGCATTTCTTGTGGCATTCTCAGCCAGATGGACCGTTAGTACCGTGGCATTCTTCACAATCTATGATCGATCGAATATGTACATGATGATTCTCGGCGCGATCTTTAGTACAACGGCCAATTTAGCATTTAGTTTCATGCTTTCCTTGCTCCGTAATAAGAAAGAGAGACTGATCATCTTAGAAGAAGGCATGCAGCAGGTTAGTGTAACATCATGGAGAGAAAAACTATATCCAAGACGTGTGATGACAATGATCGTAATTGGATTCTTAGTGGTAGATGCAACGTACTTTATTGTTCATAAAATAAGTAATGATTCACCAGCACTATTAGAAGGTTTTTCGGAGACGCAGATCACCGCGCATAGAGGATGTTCCTTAGAGGCACCAGAGAATACTCTTCCAGCCATAGAGAAGGCAGCGGATTCAGGAGCAGATTATGCTGAATTTGACGTGCAATTATCCAAAGATGGCTTTGTAATGTTAATGCATGATGCAACGCTACTTCGAACAACCGGGGTTAAGAACCGAGTAGGCAGATTAAGCTATGATCAATTAAAAGAATTAGATGCAGGATATCTGTTTAGTCAGAAATTTAAAGGTACGAGGATTCCAACTCTATCTGAGGTGTTAGAGGCTTGTAAAGGAAAGATTTTTTTGAATATCGAGATTAAGGTAGTGGATGAGGATACCGAAAAGGAACTTGTTGAAAAAGTAGTCGGTCTGGTAAAAGATTATAACTATGAGAGACAGTGCGTTATTACATCTACGAGTCTTTCAGCCTTAGAACGAGTAAAGAAGATTGAACCAAAAGTAAAGACAGGCTATATTATTACATTTGGATTTTCACAATGTGTGAATAATAAAAATATCGATGCATTAAGTATGAACTCACAGTTTATAACAGATAATGTGATTGATAGAGCACATAGAGAAGGAAAAGCGGTATTTGCATGGACGGTTAATGAACGTAGAGAAATTAATCGAATGTTAGAACTTGGTGTGGATAATATTATTACGGATCGTCCAAAATATGTAAAACATATGATCTTATCGCAACGAGGTTCCAACAATAGCTTTAAGGATTTGGTAAAGATTATATTGAAATAG
- a CDS encoding regulator of polyketide synthase expression, producing MALLSQIIHKLEQQFSIQIQGNYEDPASIHTTKELLLPLPNEFHPALDTLYITKEQELPSFHTDIHLLVLGAPSGGVSPYLTTTEVIPIQAIMKAVACITRESRQLSEQKEVLYDALLNNAGMKGILRIAYSYLGNELSVCNASFSIIDCYPTSMTDSSMLEKQGDTWYLRLSALRTMKEEKLPDQIFRATEAFFFQSKYSDHEMIFCPVRINRSIIAYICILNNERPFTKDDLSFTNVLSGILSLEFQKNAFYSGCSRMQEEFLLSDLLEKQFDNPDYYINRFRQLGFSVKEYCYVLIIDSDSSTSKNLKVDFTISQLKAIFPSNLVAYYNNRITILISKDHATPFTESEERKLQNFLQFNHYIGVLSYRFQAPGRAANYYNQALKLLDECMASGTTSSLLYYEDHVTESILSFCSDSEFLQTAIHPDLKLLMEYDEETKSELTLTLETYLKNNRNALRASKELHIHKSTFFYRLGKITDHLSISLEDADKLYEYELSFHILRYLQKY from the coding sequence ATGGCATTATTAAGTCAAATTATTCACAAATTAGAACAGCAATTCTCAATTCAGATTCAAGGAAACTATGAGGATCCTGCTTCCATACATACAACAAAAGAACTATTACTACCATTACCTAATGAATTTCATCCTGCACTGGATACCCTTTATATTACCAAAGAACAGGAACTTCCTTCTTTTCATACGGACATTCACCTTCTTGTGCTTGGTGCTCCATCTGGTGGAGTTTCTCCTTATTTAACAACTACAGAAGTGATTCCCATTCAAGCTATCATGAAAGCAGTAGCCTGTATCACTCGGGAGAGTCGTCAATTATCTGAGCAGAAAGAGGTTCTTTATGATGCCTTACTAAATAATGCCGGGATGAAAGGGATCCTTCGGATTGCCTATTCTTATTTAGGAAATGAGCTTTCGGTCTGTAATGCAAGTTTTTCAATCATTGATTGTTATCCAACCAGTATGACCGATTCCTCCATGCTCGAAAAGCAAGGCGACACTTGGTATCTGCGCTTGTCGGCCCTTCGGACAATGAAAGAAGAAAAGCTGCCAGATCAGATTTTCCGAGCAACAGAAGCCTTCTTCTTTCAATCCAAATACTCCGATCATGAAATGATCTTCTGCCCCGTCCGCATTAATCGTTCCATCATCGCATATATCTGTATCCTAAATAATGAACGCCCTTTTACTAAAGATGATCTTTCCTTTACCAATGTGTTGTCAGGAATTCTATCCCTAGAGTTCCAAAAAAATGCTTTCTATTCGGGATGCAGCCGTATGCAAGAGGAATTTTTACTCAGTGATCTATTGGAAAAACAGTTTGATAATCCGGATTATTACATTAACCGATTCCGTCAGCTTGGATTCTCCGTAAAAGAATATTGCTATGTTCTTATTATCGATAGTGATAGTAGCACATCCAAAAATCTGAAGGTTGATTTTACGATCTCGCAATTAAAAGCAATCTTTCCGTCTAATCTGGTGGCTTACTATAATAATCGCATTACCATTTTAATATCGAAAGACCACGCAACCCCATTTACCGAATCGGAAGAACGTAAGTTACAGAACTTCCTGCAGTTTAATCATTACATTGGTGTACTCAGTTACCGATTCCAAGCACCCGGTCGTGCCGCAAACTACTATAATCAAGCATTAAAACTTTTAGATGAATGCATGGCAAGTGGTACTACGTCCTCTTTACTTTACTACGAGGATCATGTAACCGAATCCATTCTATCCTTTTGTTCTGATTCAGAATTTTTACAGACAGCGATCCATCCCGACTTAAAACTATTAATGGAATATGATGAAGAAACAAAGAGTGAACTGACACTGACACTAGAGACTTACCTAAAAAACAATCGAAATGCCTTGCGAGCTTCCAAAGAGCTCCACATTCATAAAAGTACGTTTTTCTATCGCCTTGGCAAGATTACCGATCATCTCTCTATTTCTCTAGAAGATGCCGATAAACTCTATGAATATGAATTATCCTTTCATATATTAAGATATTTACAAAAATACTAA
- a CDS encoding transcriptional regulator, LysR family — MTTNQLEYFIAVAENLNFTKAAKQFFLSQTAITQQIKVLENSLDTKLFYRTKRHVELTPAGKVFLIEAKAILERTSVAKEKVRVATNGLLGSLRIGYVKSYEHSNLSKILSHFHNAYPNIELTLYRDNADALIKKLNDDLLDLVITLDFSLYHHYPSLTSKKLHSVPLMAVLPSSHPFAGKQSIKRSDLAGETLFIMHSKNMDPANSNEEVLDSNYERGLNPKCIHYSSDIETILMMVSAEMGISILPSYAVINQNYVKNIIVLPLDGLNECIDVTVYWNPLRESEVMGYFFESLT, encoded by the coding sequence ATGACAACAAATCAATTAGAATATTTTATTGCTGTAGCAGAAAATCTTAACTTCACCAAAGCAGCTAAACAGTTCTTCTTATCACAGACGGCAATTACTCAGCAGATCAAGGTCTTGGAAAACTCTCTTGATACTAAGCTTTTTTATCGAACGAAACGACATGTGGAACTTACTCCTGCCGGAAAAGTATTTCTTATAGAAGCAAAAGCAATCCTAGAACGGACTAGTGTTGCAAAGGAGAAGGTCCGCGTAGCCACTAACGGATTACTTGGCAGTCTTCGAATTGGTTATGTAAAAAGTTATGAGCACTCGAACCTTTCGAAAATCCTTTCCCACTTCCATAATGCCTATCCCAATATTGAACTAACCTTATACCGAGATAACGCGGATGCTCTGATCAAAAAACTAAATGATGATCTTTTAGATCTTGTTATCACCTTAGATTTTAGTTTATATCATCACTATCCTTCTCTCACCTCTAAAAAGCTTCATTCGGTTCCTCTCATGGCAGTACTTCCTTCTTCTCATCCATTTGCCGGAAAACAATCCATCAAACGAAGCGATCTAGCTGGTGAAACATTATTCATCATGCATTCCAAAAACATGGATCCTGCCAACAGCAATGAGGAAGTACTTGACAGTAACTATGAAAGAGGGCTCAATCCTAAATGCATCCACTATTCCAGTGATATTGAAACAATTCTTATGATGGTTTCGGCAGAAATGGGGATTAGTATTTTACCTTCATATGCAGTGATAAATCAGAATTATGTAAAAAATATCATAGTTCTCCCACTTGATGGCTTAAATGAGTGCATTGATGTCACTGTTTACTGGAATCCATTGAGAGAATCCGAAGTTATGGGATATTTTTTTGAATCACTTACTTAA
- a CDS encoding formate dehydrogenase-O, major subunit, producing MANITIDGKQITVPDGMNVLEAALQNGIYIPHLCHHPDLKDIGSCRLCIVEVEGVEGVVTSCKLKAKDGLNICTKSEQIDHLRNLAMELILAAHPEDCSTCPKYGQCELQTLIQYMGVSAARMKTRVKGFAVKENPLIVHDMNRCILCGRCVRACGEMRGVGVLQYQKEGMETYVGTLHNKLLQDADCRFCGACTEVCPTGTIRDLLNYAPTEKRDTLVPCQATCPVHTDVPRYVRLAKEGKFEEATAVIHEKLPFPECLGRVCAHSCEAKCRRGEVNEPVSIRNIKRYAAEHANNTMWKENSKYLPKTGKKVCVVGGGPSGLAAAYYLQKQGHEVTLKEANEKFGGQMQYGIPSYRLPREVVDKEAGYVKDAGVIMESGEKVERPKELLDQFDAVLMAIGTHNGVRLPMEGNQLDGVLINTDFLKRASMGEPTGMKERVIVLGGGNVAFDCARTAKRLGATEVHLACLEKREMMLADEEEINQAMEEGIEIHPGHTFEKICGNDQVTGVSFCKVDSFTFDENRRPIITKEEDSLYTIETDTVIFACGQRTDISEEAGLELGRGNSIAVAIGKSAKTSVDGIFACGDAVYGTKTVVQAIASGREAASEIDRYLGGDGDISEVLAPVEEKQAYLGKEEGFGYEKREEPVIVEASKRSDNFKEVDHGLCDSSICKEAGRCLQCDLRFEIEEHRIWSDYSDNADAEVKKSC from the coding sequence ATGGCAAACATCACGATCGATGGCAAGCAAATTACAGTACCAGACGGGATGAACGTGTTAGAAGCAGCACTTCAAAACGGTATTTATATCCCGCATCTATGTCATCATCCAGACTTAAAAGATATCGGTTCCTGCCGTTTATGTATTGTAGAAGTAGAAGGAGTAGAAGGGGTAGTAACCTCTTGCAAATTAAAAGCGAAAGATGGTTTGAACATTTGTACGAAAAGCGAGCAGATTGACCATTTGAGAAACTTAGCAATGGAGTTGATCTTGGCAGCTCATCCGGAAGATTGTTCTACTTGTCCAAAGTATGGTCAATGCGAGCTTCAAACTTTGATTCAATATATGGGTGTGAGTGCGGCACGAATGAAAACAAGAGTAAAAGGATTTGCAGTAAAAGAGAATCCGCTTATCGTGCATGATATGAATCGTTGTATCCTTTGTGGGAGATGTGTTCGTGCATGCGGTGAGATGCGTGGTGTCGGAGTCCTTCAATATCAAAAAGAGGGAATGGAGACTTATGTCGGAACCCTTCATAATAAATTATTACAAGATGCAGATTGTCGTTTCTGTGGCGCATGTACAGAAGTCTGTCCAACCGGAACAATCAGAGATTTACTAAACTATGCTCCAACAGAGAAAAGAGATACCTTAGTCCCTTGTCAAGCTACTTGTCCGGTACATACTGATGTTCCAAGATATGTCCGTTTGGCGAAGGAAGGAAAGTTTGAAGAAGCAACAGCAGTCATTCATGAGAAACTTCCATTCCCAGAGTGTTTGGGAAGAGTTTGTGCTCATAGTTGTGAAGCGAAATGTCGAAGGGGTGAGGTAAATGAACCTGTTTCCATCCGTAATATTAAGCGTTATGCAGCAGAGCATGCGAACAATACCATGTGGAAGGAAAATAGCAAATATCTTCCTAAGACAGGAAAAAAGGTATGTGTTGTCGGGGGAGGCCCTTCTGGATTAGCAGCAGCGTATTACTTACAAAAACAAGGTCATGAAGTGACATTAAAGGAAGCAAACGAGAAATTCGGTGGTCAGATGCAGTATGGAATTCCATCCTATCGTTTACCTAGAGAGGTAGTAGATAAAGAAGCTGGCTATGTAAAAGATGCAGGAGTTATCATGGAATCTGGCGAAAAAGTAGAACGTCCAAAGGAATTGCTAGATCAGTTTGATGCAGTACTTATGGCAATCGGAACTCATAACGGGGTTCGTCTTCCGATGGAAGGAAATCAACTTGATGGAGTCTTAATTAATACAGATTTTCTAAAGAGAGCATCTATGGGTGAGCCAACAGGAATGAAAGAACGTGTCATCGTTCTTGGTGGTGGTAATGTAGCATTCGATTGTGCAAGAACCGCAAAAAGATTAGGAGCCACAGAAGTTCATCTTGCTTGTTTAGAAAAACGGGAAATGATGTTAGCAGATGAAGAAGAGATCAATCAGGCAATGGAAGAGGGAATCGAAATTCATCCAGGACATACCTTTGAAAAGATCTGTGGAAATGATCAGGTTACAGGAGTTTCTTTCTGTAAGGTAGACAGCTTTACTTTTGATGAGAATAGAAGACCGATCATAACAAAAGAGGAGGATTCCCTTTATACAATAGAAACAGATACTGTAATCTTCGCTTGTGGTCAGAGAACGGATATTAGTGAGGAAGCAGGTTTAGAACTTGGCAGAGGCAATTCAATCGCAGTTGCGATTGGTAAGAGTGCAAAGACAAGCGTTGACGGAATCTTTGCCTGTGGTGATGCTGTTTATGGTACTAAGACAGTAGTTCAAGCAATTGCATCCGGAAGAGAAGCAGCTAGTGAGATCGATCGCTATTTAGGCGGAGATGGAGACATCTCAGAGGTACTTGCACCAGTAGAAGAAAAACAAGCTTATCTTGGAAAAGAAGAAGGATTTGGTTATGAGAAGCGAGAAGAACCAGTCATTGTAGAAGCTTCTAAGAGAAGTGATAACTTTAAGGAAGTGGATCATGGCCTTTGCGACAGTTCAATCTGTAAAGAGGCAGGACGTTGTCTCCAATGTGATCTACGTTTCGAAATTGAAGAACATAGAATCTGGAGTGATTATTCCGATAATGCGGATGCGGAGGTGAAGAAATCATGTTAA
- a CDS encoding fumarate reductase flavoprotein subunit: MLKNTAEALVNVKNESVDKIKMVLRELKDYATGEKILTGQACDRVVAALPNSDTDGMLEALVKGNPAGVVAGIAAITKAVGAKSAVLIIRSAKNRDELQASAATAGLNLEIVESQMVNKREFEQDQLIHIETAAAAADLMIGKIPGIVIAVNEEPPIEVAFGISLGEVVSINNLKAISYEHHFYDVSRLEESLEECQVYGSGVIRTFTDQNCLVQAMQKELMILRQKSCGKCTFCREGLYQLSTIVDEMTKGLAKMTDWNLAKEIADAMELSTNCSLGRDAAAPVHSAYENFANEVEAHITKKECPAGECLAFTHIYVDPAKCNGCGECIDACPKSCIEGKEGYIAMIDEFDCSKCGECMGHCKTGAIISTSKRVPKLPNKLTRVKGSKAAVSEEKKNVKKSKSLRRRQMAKIMPLTNIVEETEKIEERKPKEGIIMKKLETDVIVVAGGPAGLAAAITAGENNLKSILFEKSSTTGGAANMGMGPLGIDTKVQKRDFNNISVKEALDMHMKYTHYRVDEDLVQTYFNKSADTIEWLEEMGVEFAGAFRYFKESEATWHIVKPENGVIGPRAAGAMVRKMTERAKELGTEILLETPVISLIQEDGKVCGVIAEDKDGNQIEARAKAVVVATGGFGNNKEMVKKEFGLNMGVDYFPFMIPGINGDGLNMMWKAGAAKFGQNIEAIYQLADNLSWMLLDAALRQPNLLINQFGERFMNEGDMGNTTFTGNALSLQPGNYGYCIMDESILKYYKKNGPDIFDIVHPADCFLAFEGQAAKAVEQGYEGYIEADTVEELAKKLGIDAEVLQDTFDEYNEMCETGVDTKFHKQPEYLHPITGKGKYLVGKFYLGAYGTIGGVRINKYCEVLDENSMPIEGLYSAGTDANTIYGDSYNFTLPGNSMGFAVNSGRMAGESIADYVASLNE, from the coding sequence ATGTTAAAGAATACAGCAGAAGCATTAGTAAACGTAAAGAATGAGTCAGTAGATAAAATTAAAATGGTTCTTAGAGAATTAAAGGATTATGCTACGGGAGAGAAAATCCTTACAGGACAAGCTTGTGATCGTGTGGTTGCAGCACTTCCTAATTCGGATACGGATGGTATGCTTGAAGCTTTAGTGAAGGGCAATCCAGCAGGAGTCGTAGCAGGAATTGCAGCAATTACGAAAGCAGTTGGGGCAAAGAGTGCCGTTCTGATCATAAGAAGTGCAAAGAACAGAGATGAATTACAAGCAAGTGCTGCGACAGCAGGACTTAATCTAGAAATCGTAGAAAGTCAAATGGTAAATAAAAGAGAGTTTGAACAAGATCAACTCATTCATATTGAGACAGCTGCAGCCGCAGCCGATCTTATGATCGGAAAAATACCAGGTATCGTAATTGCAGTAAATGAAGAACCGCCTATTGAAGTAGCATTTGGAATTAGCCTTGGCGAGGTTGTTTCCATTAATAATCTAAAAGCAATCTCCTATGAACATCATTTTTATGATGTATCTCGATTAGAAGAGAGCTTAGAAGAATGTCAGGTATATGGCAGTGGTGTGATCAGAACGTTTACCGATCAGAATTGTTTAGTTCAGGCAATGCAGAAAGAACTTATGATTCTTCGACAAAAGAGTTGTGGAAAATGTACCTTCTGTAGAGAAGGACTTTATCAATTAAGCACTATCGTGGATGAGATGACAAAAGGATTAGCGAAGATGACCGATTGGAATCTTGCAAAAGAAATTGCGGATGCGATGGAATTATCAACAAACTGTAGTCTTGGAAGAGATGCAGCCGCTCCCGTTCATAGTGCATATGAGAACTTTGCAAATGAAGTGGAAGCACATATTACGAAGAAGGAATGTCCAGCAGGGGAATGTCTTGCATTTACCCATATCTATGTGGATCCTGCAAAATGTAATGGATGTGGAGAGTGTATCGATGCATGTCCAAAGAGCTGTATTGAAGGTAAAGAAGGCTATATTGCCATGATTGATGAGTTCGATTGCTCTAAGTGTGGAGAATGTATGGGTCACTGTAAGACAGGTGCGATCATCTCTACAAGTAAGAGAGTTCCAAAACTTCCAAACAAACTAACTAGGGTTAAGGGAAGTAAGGCTGCTGTCAGTGAAGAGAAGAAGAACGTAAAGAAATCTAAATCATTGAGAAGAAGACAGATGGCAAAGATCATGCCACTTACTAATATTGTAGAAGAAACTGAGAAGATAGAAGAAAGAAAACCAAAGGAGGGCATTATTATGAAGAAATTAGAAACAGATGTGATCGTAGTAGCAGGGGGACCAGCAGGTCTTGCAGCAGCAATTACAGCAGGTGAAAATAATTTAAAATCAATCTTATTTGAAAAGTCCAGTACAACAGGCGGTGCAGCCAATATGGGTATGGGACCTCTTGGAATCGATACGAAGGTTCAGAAAAGAGATTTTAACAATATCAGTGTAAAAGAAGCACTTGATATGCATATGAAATATACTCATTATCGTGTCGATGAAGATTTAGTACAAACTTATTTTAATAAGAGTGCGGATACCATTGAATGGTTAGAAGAAATGGGTGTAGAATTCGCAGGAGCGTTCCGTTACTTTAAAGAATCAGAAGCAACTTGGCACATTGTGAAACCTGAAAATGGAGTGATCGGACCACGTGCCGCAGGTGCAATGGTAAGAAAAATGACAGAGCGTGCGAAAGAATTAGGTACTGAAATTCTTCTTGAAACACCAGTCATCTCTTTAATTCAGGAAGACGGAAAAGTATGTGGTGTAATCGCAGAAGATAAAGATGGCAATCAGATCGAAGCAAGAGCAAAAGCAGTAGTTGTTGCGACAGGCGGATTTGGAAATAATAAAGAGATGGTGAAGAAAGAATTTGGATTAAATATGGGTGTTGATTACTTCCCATTCATGATTCCTGGAATCAATGGTGATGGTCTTAATATGATGTGGAAGGCTGGAGCAGCTAAATTTGGTCAAAACATCGAAGCAATCTATCAGCTTGCAGATAATTTAAGTTGGATGCTACTTGATGCTGCTCTCCGTCAGCCAAACTTATTGATCAACCAGTTCGGTGAGCGTTTTATGAATGAAGGTGATATGGGTAACACCACATTTACAGGAAATGCACTTTCCCTTCAGCCAGGTAACTATGGATACTGTATCATGGATGAATCTATCTTAAAGTATTATAAGAAAAATGGTCCTGATATCTTTGATATCGTTCATCCAGCTGATTGCTTCTTAGCATTTGAAGGACAAGCTGCCAAAGCAGTAGAACAAGGATATGAAGGTTATATTGAAGCAGATACAGTGGAAGAATTAGCTAAAAAACTTGGTATTGATGCAGAAGTGTTACAAGATACGTTTGATGAGTACAATGAAATGTGTGAAACTGGAGTAGATACTAAGTTTCACAAACAGCCTGAATATCTTCATCCGATCACAGGAAAGGGAAAATACTTGGTTGGTAAGTTCTATCTAGGTGCTTATGGTACTATTGGTGGAGTACGTATCAACAAATATTGTGAAGTATTAGATGAGAATTCTATGCCAATCGAAGGTTTATATAGTGCAGGTACAGATGCTAATACGATTTATGGTGATAGTTATAACTTCACACTTCCAGGAAACTCTATGGGATTCGCTGTTAATTCAGGTCGTATGGCAGGTGAGAGTATCGCTGATTATGTAGCATCATTAAATGAATAG
- a CDS encoding 2-keto-3-deoxygluconate permease: MSMIERVKKIPGGAMLIPMAFGAVFMTWFQKILLIGNPMSAVFTNKGTMTLVGIMLVFAGIQTDLKSIRKCIKRSGLLIVLKLVLNIITGLLILQLFGKNGFWGISSLAIIACLASCNAGLYIALMTQYGDEGDRAGFAILNITGLPFVPVCILSYANGGGIDIGSILSTCLPFFIGVILGVLDSKLKEATKNGNQLIIPFLGFCLGTSIQLETAFHAVLGGILLFFITLVCNNLILYVVEKVILKGSGYVSMAVSSVAGLALTVPELVLAIDKSYQPYVTTAISQIAMVVILSAVVTPFLTKKLIA; encoded by the coding sequence ATGAGTATGATAGAAAGAGTAAAGAAGATACCAGGTGGTGCAATGCTGATTCCGATGGCATTTGGGGCGGTATTCATGACTTGGTTTCAGAAGATCTTACTGATTGGAAATCCAATGTCGGCAGTGTTTACGAATAAGGGAACGATGACATTGGTTGGGATCATGCTTGTGTTTGCAGGAATTCAAACAGATCTTAAGAGTATTCGAAAGTGTATCAAACGAAGTGGTCTTTTAATTGTACTTAAATTGGTCCTAAATATCATCACAGGTTTGCTTATCCTACAACTCTTTGGGAAGAATGGATTTTGGGGAATCTCGTCTTTAGCCATCATAGCTTGTCTTGCAAGTTGCAATGCGGGTCTATATATTGCATTGATGACGCAGTATGGAGACGAAGGAGATCGCGCCGGTTTTGCCATTTTGAATATAACGGGTCTTCCGTTCGTGCCAGTATGTATTCTAAGTTATGCGAATGGAGGCGGCATCGATATTGGAAGTATTCTATCAACTTGTCTTCCGTTTTTTATTGGAGTTATCTTAGGAGTATTGGATTCAAAATTGAAGGAGGCAACTAAGAACGGGAACCAATTGATCATTCCCTTCTTAGGATTCTGTCTTGGAACATCCATTCAGCTAGAAACTGCATTCCATGCGGTTTTGGGTGGAATTCTATTATTTTTCATCACATTAGTATGCAATAATTTGATATTATATGTTGTTGAAAAAGTCATATTGAAAGGAAGCGGATATGTATCCATGGCAGTATCTTCGGTTGCAGGTTTAGCATTAACGGTGCCTGAACTAGTGCTTGCTATTGATAAATCTTATCAGCCTTACGTTACGACAGCCATTTCGCAGATTGCCATGGTAGTTATATTAAGCGCGGTGGTGACACCATTCTTGACGAAAAAATTAATAGCTTAA